A stretch of the Neofelis nebulosa isolate mNeoNeb1 chromosome 1, mNeoNeb1.pri, whole genome shotgun sequence genome encodes the following:
- the GPX3 gene encoding glutathione peroxidase 3, which produces MARLLRASCLLSLLLAGFVPPSRGQEKSKTDCHAGGSGTIYEYGALTIDGEEYIPFKQYAGKYILFVNVASYUGLTGQYVELNALQEELAPFGLVILGFPCNQFGKQEPGENSEILPSLKHVRPGGGFVPNFQLFEKGDVNGEKEQKFYTFLKNSCPPTSELLGSPNRLFWEPMKVHDIRWNFEKFLVGPDGVPLMRWYHRTTVSTVKMDILAYMRRQAALTVNGK; this is translated from the exons ATGGCCCGCCTGTTGCGGGCGtcctgtcttctctccctgctcctggctGGCTTCGTCCCGCCGAGCCGGGGGCAGGAGAAGTCCAAG ACGGACTGCCACGCTGGCGGGAGCGGCACTATCTATGAGTACGGAGCCCTGACCATCGATGGGGAGGAGTACATCCCTTTTAAGCAGTATGCTGGCAAATACATCCTGTTTGTCAACGTGGCCAGCTACTGAGGCCTAACAGGCCAGTACGTTG AACTGAATGCACTACAGGAAGAGCTTGCACCATTTGGTCTGGTCATTCTGGGCTTCCCCTGCAACCAATTTGGAAAACAGGAACCAGGAGAGAACTCGGAAATCCTACCCAGCCTCAA GCATGTCCGACCAGGTGGGGGCTTCGTCCCCAATTTCCAACTCTTTGAGAAAGGGGATGTGAACGGGGAGAAAGAGCAGAAGTTCTACACGTTCCTGAAG AACTCCTGCCCACCCACCTCGGAGCTCCTGGGCTCACCTAACCGCCTCTTCTGGGAACCCATGAAGGTCCATGACATCCGCTGGAACTTTGAGAAGTTCCTGGTGGGGCCAGATGGCGTGCCCCTCATGCGCTGGTACCACCGGACCACGGTCAGCACCGTCAAGATGGACATCCTGGCCTACATGAGGCGGCAGGCGGCCCTGACAGTCAATGGGAAGTAA